Proteins found in one Quercus robur chromosome 2, dhQueRobu3.1, whole genome shotgun sequence genomic segment:
- the LOC126704117 gene encoding uncharacterized protein LOC126704117: MEDEVREATVAELIDQDLHAWRADFIMDMFEKEDAEAICRIQLSRRHVEDCMIWMHQRKGIFTVKSAYKVARKVLSEGRVAESSRGCAGKEVWPAIWKLRIPNKIKVFGWRACNEILPTKLNLSKRKIIVDAMCPICLRFPESVVHALWECGAARDVWVGSLKILQKGGSRMVDMLQLMEYLMEQVKSHDMEVMLVQAWLIWNQRNRVVHGGKFHNLGWLNNRATEFLEEFQTTTILMGPSHGGQASRDTWQPPSPSIFKLNFDAALFSALNSSGFGAVIRNEKGEAMAAMATKGPEVSSSEEAKFLACRKAIEFAADAGFFELVIEGDSSVMKVVSALQDDFSLLGNVVGDIHHLVRKLQWVRIECTRRGGNS; the protein is encoded by the coding sequence ATGGAAGATGAAGTTCGTGAGGCGACTGTTGCTGAATTAATTGACCAAGACTTGCATGCATGGAGGGCTGATTTTATCATGGATATGTTTGAAAAAGAAGATGCAGAAGCTATTTGTAGAATACAGCTCAGCCGAAGACATGTGGAGGACTGTATGATTTGGATGCACCAAAGAAAGGGGATTTTTACTGTTAAATCCGCTTACAAGGTGGCTAGGAAAGTGTTGAGCGAAGGAAGGGTAGCTGAGAGTTCTCGGGGTTGTGCTGGAAAGGAGGTTTGGCCTGCAATTTGGAAGCTTAGAATTCCCAACAAAATAAAGGTGTTTGGGTGGAGAGCTTGTAATGAAATCTTACCAACAAAATTGAATCTGTCTAAGAGAAAGATTATTGTAGATGCGATGTGCCCAATTTGTTTGAGGTTTCCGGAATCAGTTGTCCATGCGCTTTGGGAATGTGGTGCGGCTAGAGATGTGTGGGTGGGTAGCttaaaaattctgcagaaagGTGGGTCACGTATGGTGGATATGCTTCAATTAATGGAATACTTAATGGAGCAGGTAAAGTCTCATGATATGGAGGTTATGCTAGTTCAAGCATGGCTGATTTGGAATCAAAGAAATCGGGTTGTGCATGGGGGTAAGTTTCATAATCTAGGCTGGTTGAATAATCGAGCAACAGAGTTTCTGGAGGAGTTTCAGACTACTACTATACTAATGGGACCATCACATGGAGGGCAAGCTTCTCGGGACACCTGGCAGCCCCCTTCTCCTTCAATCTTCAAGCTTAACTTTGATGCAGCTCTGTTTTCGGCTCTTAACAGTTCAGGTTTTGGTGCAGTTATTCGGAATGAAAAAGGTGAGGCTATGGCAGCCATGGCAACAAAGGGTCCTGAGGTATCTTCTAGTGAGGAGGCTAAGTTTCTTGCATGTCGGAAAGCTATTGAATTTGCCGCTGATGCTGGCTTTTTTGAACTTGTCATTGAAGGGGATTCTTCTGTCATGAAAGTTGTTTCGGCTTTGCAGgatgatttttctttgcttggGAATGTTGTAGGGGATATTCATCATTTGGTTAGGAAATTACAATGGGTTAGGATTGAATGTACTAGGCGTGGGGGGAATAGCTAG